Part of the Choloepus didactylus isolate mChoDid1 chromosome 27, mChoDid1.pri, whole genome shotgun sequence genome is shown below.
GCCTGGGTTCTACCAGCTCCTTCCTGGAGGGGATTCGGGGGTACAGCTGCCTGGCTCCTCACCCCTCTCTGTCACCCGGCACCCTGATTCTGGGTCCCTGGGGGGGGTGTGCGGACCCTGCTGGAAGTCTCAAGCTGAGGCCAGAAGGCTTTGCCCTTGGCTTCTGGGGAATCTTGGTGGTGAAGTTAGGGGTGACCCTGGTCCCGAGAAGCCAGCAGAGGCTGGTGTGGGCACGAGGAGACCGGATTGTCCCACTCCCGGCTTCAGGGTCACCTCCTCCACCCTCTCAGGATCACTTCCCCTCGGCCGCGCTCGGTCCACTTGTCCCggactattttctttcttttttttttaatttttttgttgtagatatatatatatatatatacgtatatacttctcagaatttcccattttaaccatttctaagCATAcggttcagtggcattaattatactCACCAACATCGTTACCCAAACTTCTACTTTCTTCTAGGCTTTTACTGCCGTCTGAACAACCTTACACATTAGCGATCTCTTCTCACTAGAACACGACCTCCTTGGGGTCAGAATCTTGTCTGCTTTAGTCTCAGCCTCTCTCGGCTCCTGGAACAGCTCCTGGCCCAGAGCCAAGCCTAAAGAATATAGAGCAGGTGGATGGATGTGTCCCTCCAGCCCCCCTGGCACCTCTGACCCAAGGCATCTGCATGTTGCCTCTTATTCCCGGAAAACGCccccagacccccacccccaccccccatccccggCGCAGCCGCCTTCCCCAACCCCTCACCAGGTCAAGCCCCTGCATCTGAACGTTTTGGATTTGCACTCTGTGCTGAGTTCTCCACCAGCTTCCTCACCAGCATGGGGCTCCAGAGGGCAGGgtggctgtgtgtgtgtctgtcttgCCCACCAGGTGtctcctagaacagtgcctggtccaCCGAGTGTGCTCAGAGAGGGCTGCACCCACCTTCTGGGCTGTGGGAACCCTCTGCAAGCCAATCCCACGGGGATTCCAACTGCCACTTCAGCCCCTCCCTGTGGTCCCAACCTCTGCAAggtgagtgggggtgggagggggtgggggccgggGAGGCGGGCAGAGCTGGGCGGGCTGTGATTAAGTGGGGGAGACAGCAGTTTGCCACGAGCTGTTCAGCCACGTCGGGGcatcttctctcctcctccagagcccgggggtgaggggtggggaaatCCCTCGGACCAGAGAGTGAGGAGTCGGAGGGGGCTTGAAGGGGGGAAGGgagtcccacccccaccccagcttcatGATGTCAGACTCTGCTCGTGCCTTTCCCAGCCGGGGACAAAAGCCCATTGAGAGTGGGGTGGGACTTGAACGCTTGGGTCCCGGAGAAGAGAGGGGCCTGGCACCTGGGCTTTGTGGGGGGACACCCAGATCTTGGGGGTTCATATGTGACAGCCTTCAGAGTCAACACCAAGCCCCTTGGGGTCGCTTGTCTGTGCAGCTGGGGGCTCCGTCTCTCCCACGGGGTGAGCTGACTGCTCTTCTGGGGGAAGGGTGCAGCACTGCCCACCAAGAAGTCAGCAATCGTGGGGCTCCAAGTCCcaggagtggggaagggagggtgggaggctGGAGACGGAGGGCATGGGGACCGGAGGGCATGAATATGCTCCCCCTAAAGGGGGCAGCCACTGCTCAGAGCCCCTCGTGTCTCCTGGTGCTGCCAGATCATCGTATCTTTCAACAGAAGGCAGGACTCCAGATTTTAGGTGAAGCGCCCTATTTTAGATGTTAGCCTAATTCTGTCTGAAACACCATACTGGCCAAGCAAAAACTCATCCCAGGCAGCGTCAAGCCCCCAGGCCCACCGGCTTAGTACTCTCTTGAGTGGGGGCTGGTACTTCGGTCCAAGCAAGAAGCATTCTGGCATTTCACACCAGTGGTCCTCAAAGTGTGGCCCCCAGCCCAGCAGCGTCAGTATCACCTGGGATCTTGTTAGAAACACAAGTCCTTGGGCCCTATCCCACACAGGCTGAATCAGGAATACTGGAAGTGAGGCCCAGCAAtctgcatttttttattttaaattcagttttattgagatatattcacataccatacagtcatccatggtgtacaatcaactgatcacagtaccatcatatagttgtgcatttatcaccctaatctatttttgaacattttccttacaccagaaagaataagaataaaaaataaaggtaaaaaagaacacacaaatcacacacacacccccatcccactctatttttcatttagtttttaacaAGCCCTTCAAGAGCTTCTGATGCACAATAACACTGAGACCCTCTGCTTCACATCTCCCATCTGTAGCGCCACCTGGGAGAATCTGCTTGCTAAGATGGAGAGAACAGCACCGGGAGTCATTACATGTAAGTAGCAAGTTCAGGTTTCCCACCGTCCCATGTTTTACCTGCCTCCCCGTCAATACTCCTTTATGTGTATGAGGCATTTGATGGTTTCCAAAGCAATTTTGGAAGAACTTGTTTGAGCAACTCAATGGCCAGCTGAGCTGAGCCCTGTAGAGACACTTCTCTCCCCTTAGGGATAAGGAGTTAAGAGTTTCAGAGCTCAGAGATCCTGTAACTGATGAGAGACAGAGCTCTCCAAGCAGGTtcctctcccagccccttccTTCTCCGTTCAGGAAACCCTCCTCCCAGAGCCTCAGAGGACAAGCCTGGTGGCTTCTAAGGCAGGAGTTAAAGGTTAATGGAGTACAGCACTGAGCAGGCTCTCGGTTGGGGTTAGTTGTGCTGACAGAACATTGATTTAAAATGCAAGATCACCTTTCATCAGTTGCCTATATTTtgtaaaaatcaggaaatttcacatcaaaataaagatttccaccttctcttgaaaaatcagaagcTGTAGCCATGTGGGGTCTGCATTTGGGCAGGGCAGCTATCTCCTGGAGCCTCCTCCGAGGGGACCCCAGGCCTCACCACTCCCTATCGACACCCAACATCGAGGCCAAGTGGCCAATGCCCTCTAGTGTCTTGCTAGTGCCGTTTTCTTATGAACTTAGAAGAAGGTGAAATGTTTCTTGTTTCTCTGCCTCTATCAAAAGTGGGAAAATAAGATGGACTTAGAGGGATATGGTTTTTAAGAAGAAGCAAtgggaacttcattccttctgatgatgaagaatatttttctatgtttcaTGTGCAAAGTGTGTCCCTGTTGAGAGAATACACCTTAAGGTGCTCCTATGAAGCAACCCAATACCCCTCACTCATTTACTGGACCTATCTGTTCTCTGaatgccagtggttctcaaacttcttgGTCTTAGGACCCCTTTGCAACTCTTAAAAATTATGGAGGACTCCAGAAAGCTTTTGTTAAAGTAGGTTTTATCTATAGCTGTTTAATGTATTAGAAATGAAACTGGGTAATTTTAAGCACAAGACACACAATCACACAATCCATTAGCTACCAGAGTGATGTCATCACCTGCCACGTAGCTTCTGGAACAATCCACTGTGTCCTCGTGAAAGGATGAGAGTGcaaaaggcaaataatgtcttAGTAGTTTCCACCTTGTGGACCCCTGGAAGTGTTTGCTGACCTCACTTGAAAACCCCCCGCTAGGCATTTGAGTTTTTTATCCCTGTTTTGAGAAGGCTTCCAAGAGAGGAAACTTTAGCATTCCTCTCTGCTGTTGCAATGTAAATTCCTtctgaagggaggaaagaaagggaagaacagaaaacaaatttgCTTCCCCAAGCTTCCCTGCAAACTCCAGCACATACCAGCCCTGCAAAGCTCACCAGGTCCTGAAAGGCCCTTGGCGAAAGGAAAGGGCAACAGACACTCCAGTTTGGAAAATCAAAGCCAGGACCGGCCATTTTATTCCAAGACTATTCATCAAACAAATGTTGGAGGGTGGCAGGAATAAATaaggaggtgggaggtggggggcgggCCAGGGAGGCTCATGTCTTGCAGCACATCCCACAGCTTGACATGTTACAGCAGCCGCAGCAGAAGATGCAGATGGGGATGTGGGTATCTCGCCTCCTTAGCCTGTGGAGCACCGActgtgggaggagaggagggggagtgagGCCGGGTACAGGGAGGCGGGGAGGGGGGCCGGGGCGCGGGGAGGCCCGGGGCTCTCACCTGCAGGCCGCCCTTCTCTGCAGCTGCGTCGCGGGTCTGGGGGTCTAGGAGCTGTCCCGTCTGCGGAAGTAGAAGGGGGGCTGAAGGATGGCCCGGCAGAGTGCTCAGCCGTGCTCCCACCCGCCGGCTCCTCCCCAGGTGGGGGGCCTAGCAGCACTCAGCGGGAGCCTCGGAGTGATCCTCCTTTCTTGCTTTACCTCACCTCCCCCAGCCTGTTCTCCTTCCTAAAAACAACCCAGATCTGTCCCCTTCCCTCTCCACAACTGCTGCCCTTCCACCAGCGTGTCCTCTCGTCCCTTGCAATCCCTTCTCCGCGCACAGCCGAGTAACTTGTGACGTTGTGTCAGGAAGACCATGATGTCTTTCCCCATCTTGAATCCCTGCGGAGCCTGCCCCCGTGTGCTCCGGCCCCTGCTCACGCTCCACCTCATGTCCGGGTACTCGGTGCCCTTCACTCATTCAGCTAACCGTCGGCTCCTCCAGGGTGCCAGCTGATCCCACCGTGGGCCTCTGCGTGGTGTCCCCTTTGTCGGGAGCATCCTGGCCCCATGGCTCATCCTTCAAGCCACTGCTCAAATGTCCCTTTCCCGAAAGGCAGCCTGACTCGACTGCCGTCTAAAGCCACCCCTCACGCCCCGTCACTCTCCCACCATCTTTTAAGTTATTTGTGAATAGTGTGCACTGAACACAAATTACCTTTTTAACTAATGTCTTAATTGCTCGTTGACTAAGTCCCTGACCAGGATGTAAGGCAGAAACTTAACCTCTTGCCCACCTTGTCCACTCTTGATCCCCAGCGTCTAGAACAGCACTTGGTGCAGTGTTGGCCTTCGGTGAATAACTGGGGCGTTCATCAGTTCAGAGGCCCCAGCCCCTGCCGTCAGCACCCCATCCCTGTTCTTTGGGCAGCTGCCGGCCCCTGCTCCCCTTCCTTGCCCAGGGCTCTGCTCCGGGCCGGGGAGTCTCTAGCTTGTCCTCAGCACCCCTCGCCCGGGTTTGGCTCTCCCATCCCAGCCCCGTGCCGGGACCCAGGCCCACTGGTTCTTACCTGGAGCCGGGAAACTGAGCCACTGGCCAGGCTggtgaggaggaggagcaggaggcagGTGGCCTGCGCCCGAGTGCTCGCTGCCATCGAGCTGTCTGGCTGGCTGTCCTGTGGAGTCTAGGACTTGCTGTGGCGTCTGGGGCCCAGGTACAGCACCTTTATGGGGCCCGCTGGGGAGGCGGGGGTGCTGAGCCCCCTCCCCTTTGCCCTTACTCATTTCCAAGAAGGTGGTGGCGCCGACAAGGCGGGAGAGATAAGCGGGAACCGAGTGACAGGGAACAACACGGTTGTGTCACCTCAGCCAGGGGGTGGGGCAGCCGGGGCCACGGGCAGGAGCCTCCCACCGGGAACCTGGGGAACCCTTTCCCCAACATGACATCTCCCTGTTGATCTCAGAAAACCTTCACCCCTTTCCCAGAAGCTGAACCGCTAGGCGAGCAGAAGCGGGGTGCCCCTCACCCCCATGGAGGAGCTGTCACGTGCTGGGGGCCTCGGCAGCAGCCGGCATGGCCCGGGGGGAACGTCCCACTACTCGGGGTCCTCTTCACGCTCGCGTGGGTTCTGGGAGGGAGCCCCGGGGCAGCTGGAGGCAGGGGGTTCGTGTCGGCGTGAGCCCCCCAGAATGCGTGCCGGATGTTCTCTCAGTGTCAGGCGGGGAGGATATGGCCCTGCTCTCTGGGAAACGTTTGAGTGAGCTTTTGAGCACTTCGACCGTGGCGGTAACAGTCACAGCTGACATCTGAAGACCACACCGTGTGCGCCACGTGTACCCAAGCTCAGCCTGTGCCACCCGCTCCGAGCAGCAACCAGCCACCCGCCCGGCCTGCGCCCTGCCCTGTGCTCAGGGACCCGAGCcccccacctcagggcctgacCTCCCAGACCCTGCTCCCTCTTAGGGGGACCCCCTGCCGCCCCAATCCCACCACCCTCTGAAGTGTATTCTTCACTCTGCAGAAGACGGAGTGAAGGTGGCGGTAAGAGCACCGCCCCAGCTCACCCAGCCGGAGGCAGTGCCGGCGTCGGGCCTGAAGCGGGGCGTGCTCTGCACCGGGCTTCCCTACCCCTCAGAAGGCACAGCGGGGTGCAGAGGTGCGCTAGAGCAGACGGTGCACACTTTGCCCCAACTCCCATTCAGGCCATCATGTCAGTACCTTGAAATCCCCTGTGGCGGGAGAGTTTACACCACGGAAATCTGCAAACATTACAAGCCCGGCTGCTGCTTTTTGGAGAACCAGTTCTCAGCACACCACCAGCTGAGGGTGCACTGAGGTTGCTGGGCTGCAGCACCTTCAGTCCTAGCTGCCCTGACCACCTCGGGGTGCACTCGGCCCAGGGGACCTCCAAACCCCGACTccagaacccagaagagccaCCTTATCTCCCTGCTTCATTGAAGCCATCCAAGGCCACCCTCTTGTGGAGCCTGGGGCTCTTACACCAGAAAAATGGGGGGGCCCTAGGAAGTAAGGGCTGCTCTCTGCCATCCGCCTGCCTGCCCACTCCACAGGGGCTCCTGCTCTTTCCTGCTGTGCCCACTCTCACAAGTGACGCCCAACAGAGCTCTCAGAGCAAGAGACATGCTTCAGAATTGGGGGCCTGTGGGGTTGGGGGAACAGTGGGGAGCTCAGAAAAGTGACAAGACTGGCAGGCCTAGATCCTGGGAGCAGATGGTGTTGCGTGGGGGTGCAGGAGGAGGCAGGGCCCCACGAATGGCCGCAGGTCCCCCCACAGGGAGAGACAGCAGCATCCCCCAGCCCTGCCGGGCAGCGCCGCATCTCAGCACAGGCCGGGTTTCATCATCAGCCGGGCAGGGGTCACGGCTCAGGCGCCAGTCACTGCTCGAGGCGACAGGCTGCCGGGCCAAGCCTGGCTTCCTGGCCCTCGGCCCTCCCGGGGGGCAGGGGGCTCAAGGCCAGGCCCACAATTGGCTGGTGCAGGGGGGAGGGCTGCAGGCCAGGACAGGACACCAGCCACTCCTCTTTTTGGGAACTGATCACCGGGGAGACCCCAGCCTCTCCAACACGGGGCATGTCCTTGACCCCAGCCCCACATTGCGCACCTGGGGCGTTCGTTCCTTCATCCCTCCATCCAACCACCAGCCCAGGGACCAGGCGGTGCGGGGTGGCAGAGCCTGGCACACCCCCACACACTCAACAGCCacagccctgccctcctggagctctgCACACCCCACCCCGCCCGACCCCCGGGATggacagacacagacagacaagGCGGGGGCCGCATGGGGCCAGTTTATTGCAGTTaaatacctctctctctctctatttttttgtccattttttccataaagaaaattaacacgcgcacacacacgcacacaaacacacacgcacacacacccaaAGGGGAGCAGGGATCCAGAAACAAGAGGTGAGGGTGGGACGTGGCCTCCCTGCTCAGGTCCAGGCCCTGGGGAGAGCCCCCAAAGGCTCCCCTTCTTCCCACGAGCACCCTGGCTCAGCATCCCCGGAGACCGAGGAGGCAGCGGGATACGGCAGGGCCTCTGtcctcctccctctgcctccaggtGCGATCACCAGGAGTGCCGGGGCTTAGTGGGGGCCAGGAGAGGGGATACAGACAGGCagatgggggagggaggatgTCCTTTCCAAGTCGAGGTGGGCGGTGGGTGCCGTATCCACAGAAATGCATTATTTCTCCCCGTTTTTGTTAAAAATCTACTATAAAAAAACGCAGCTGGGGGAGGGGCGTCTGTCCCTCTCTGTGCTAAGGGCTGGGGAAGGGCGGCAGGGCCCAGAGGGGGCTCCTGCCCACGGTGGCTTGGGCGTCACTGCCGGGTGCTCTCGCCCACCATCTCCAGGTTGTGTTGCTGCAGCTGGGCCCGCAGCAGGGCGTTCTCGTTCTTCAGCTCCTCGATCTGGTGGACACGACAGGGCAGGGCAAGAGGGGCTGGCTCCCCGCGTCCTGAGGTCCCTGGGCCCCCCACCCAGCTCCGGGCTCAGGCACTCACCTGTTGCCTGAGGAGCTCGTTGTCCATCTGCAGCCGCTCGGCCTCCTTGAAGGTCTCCTGCATGCGCTGGTTGGTCTGGCGGAGCTCCCGGATGTAATCGCAGGCCTTCGACAGGATCCCACCTTTACTCTGAGGGGTGGACCAGAGCCTCAGAGCGAGCACGGCCCCCAGCCTCGGACCCCGGCTCGCCCCAGGACAATTCCCAGGCCCGGAAGGGGTTGGGGGACTGGGCCCACTGTGGCCAGCTGAGGGTCGGGCGGCCTCCTGGCCAGAGTGGGCAGGGGGCACTTACCGCACCCGTCTTGCTGTTGTCTGCATTACAATCTGGAATGATTTTTGAAAGTTGGACGATCCAGTTGTTGATCTTGTCCCTCCGCCTCCGCTCCACTGCAGGGAACCGAGCAACGAGGACAGCTGGGCTGACGGCACCCCCTTTACCTCGTACGGCGGAGGCTGTCGCAGCTTCCTGAGCTGACGCCCAACACAGGCCCTGCCCGAGACCACGGAGCAAACCCACGCAGCCTGGCTCCTATGCTCACCTCACGGTGCTTCTCAAAAGGAACGAGGAAATTTGGACCCATAAGCACCACACATGCCTTTAGTGCCAAATTCAAAGCTGGGGACTGCAGGTTTGTTTGGTTGGCCTGCCCAGCGTATTTTCAAAATTTGAGCCAGTTTACCAATgtggaaattttatataattggCCTCTTTTGACCAGTGGAGTTCTGGCTACACTGGGCATGTGGTCTTGGAGGCGAGAATGGGCCCCAGCTCCTCTGCACAGCACCTGGGTGCCAGTTTTTCAGTTCTCGGTAGCCCCCAAAGTTCATGCCCAAAATCCCTGGACTCAATTCTCCACAGACCTGGGGTTCCCCAAAGTTTTGGGCCCT
Proteins encoded:
- the LOC119521502 gene encoding hepcidin, which translates into the protein MAASTRAQATCLLLLLLTSLASGSVSRLQTGQLLDPQTRDAAAEKGGLQSVLHRLRRRDTHIPICIFCCGCCNMSSCGMCCKT